Within the Paenibacillus sp. AN1007 genome, the region ACGGCTGCGCTGCTCCATCTATTCAATCACGGGACATTCAAAGCCGCACTGTTTATGGTTGCCGGCATTGTCGATCACGAGACAGGCACAAGGGACATCCGCAAACTTGGCGGACTGGCAGCATTCATGCCGATCACGTTCAGCCTGGCTCTCATCGGCTCACTCGCCATGGCAGGTATCCCGCCTTTTAACGGATTTATCAGTAAGGAATTGTTCTTTCAAGCCATGGTACAAAGCACAGATCTCCGTATCTTTGGCTTAGGTTCATGGAGTATCCTGCTCCCTGTTATCGCGTGGCTGGCCAGTATATTTACCCTGATCTACGCTCTCATTTTCGTGTTCAAAACATTCCTCGGTCGTAGCCGAAATGAGCTTCCAGCCGAGAAATTACATGAAGCGCCTGCCGGTCTGCTCATTCCACCGATCATTCTGGGAACTCTCGTCATCACATTTGGACTCTTTCCAGACCTCCTGTCGGGGTCGCTGATCGAACCGGCGATGGCAGCCGTTCTTCCTTCCCTCGTGAATGGAGATGAACGCTTTGATGTACATTTCTCTTTATGGCATGGCTGGACTCCCGAATTGTTCATGACCATCGGTGTTGTTGTACTCGGTGTCATGCTTTACAAGCTGCTGCCACGATGGAGGAATATTTATGAGCACTATCCACAGGGATTGACGATCAACAACATGTACCATGTTGTTCTGGACAACGTACAGCACTATGCACGCAGGTGGACCGAAGCTTATATGAATGGCTCCGTTCGTAATTACCTGGTTTATATTTTTTCCTTCACAGTCGCTTTGCTGGTCTACGCATTTTTCCGCTCTGGAGAAAATATTACCTGGAATGTACAGGATCATGCACCTTACTCGTTCTATGAAGTGGTGCTGCTGATTACATTGATTGCAGCTGCTGTCTCTATCCCTTTTGCCAAGAACCGGTTATCTGCCGTCATTATGACCGGCGCTGTCGGTTATCTGGTTACGTTGCTGTTCGTCCTGTTCCGTGCACCAGATTTGGCACTGACACAGATGATCGTAGAGACCGTCTCCGTAGCGCTGTTCCTGCTCTGTTTCTACCATCTGCCTGAGTTACAGCGTGGGAAGTCAAGTCCCCGTTATATAACGGTCAATATGATTGTAGCCATTTCTGTCGGAGTGGTGATGACCATGGTTGCTCTTGCTGCCAGCGGTACAGCTTCACTCGACAGCATATCCGCTTTCTTTCTTCAGGAAGCATACAGTTCAGCAGGCGGGAAAAACGTCGTGAATGTGCTCCTGGTTGACTTCCGCGGCTACGATACGATGCTGGAGATTATGGTTCTTGGTGTGGCCTCTCTATCCATCTATTCCATGATCAATCTGAACCTCGAAGCCAAAGATCTCGGAGCCAGACTGAAATTCCGTAAGAAAGAAGAAAAACAAGACGAAGAAGCCGAACTCGATGACGAGGCAGACAACACCAAAAAATACGGAAACCGCGAGCGCAGTACATTGTCTTGGGACACGGTACCCCTGCAGAGTAATGATGTGCTCCTGCAAACGACGACAAAAGTGGTTGTATTTATCATCCTGACCTTCGCGATGCATCTGTTCTTTGCCGGACACCATAATCCAGGCGGAGGATTTATTGGCGGCCTCGTCACAGCAGCAGCCCTTGTGCTTATCGCTCTTGCCTTCAGTACAGATACGATACGCAAAGCGCTGCCCATCGATTTCCGAAGTTTGACAGCCATCGGTTTGGGCATAGCCCTGCTCACTGGTGCAGGTTCATTCCTGTTCGGTGTTCCATTCCTCAGCCAGACATTCGGATATTTCGAACTTCCACTGCTGGGTGAGACGGAACTTGCCACAGCGATGCTGTTCGATCTTGGCGTATATCTCGCTGTTCTGGGCGTCACCATGACTATCATTTTACAGATCGGGGAGGATCGTTGATATGGAAATTTTGATGTGTGTGGCCGTAGGCATTTTGTTCGCGGTTGCCGTCTTTCTCATCTTGTCACGGAGCCTGCTCCGCATCGTGCTTGGCATGTCCATTCTGACACACGGGGTGCATCTGCTGTTAATTACTATGTCTCGTCTCAAAACCGGTGCTCCTCCATTACTCGGAGAAATGGCTGAGAAATATGTTGATCCGCTGCCTCAGGCCCTAATTCTGACGTCAATTGTTATCAATTTTGGCCTGACTGCTTTCTTCTTTGTTCTGTCTTATCGTTCTTATCTGAAGCTGAAGACGGACGATATGGAAGAAGTAAGGAGGCGCCCATATGAATAATCTTGTCGTGCTGCCGATCCTGCTTCCACTGATCACCGGGGTTCTTGCCCTGCTGTTCTTCCGGAGAGTATATATACAGCGTTTCGTGAGTGTTGTCGGGCTGTTGGCTGCGGCTGCGGCCTCTACGATACTTATCATTCGTGTAGCTCAATCTGGCGTTCTGACGCTGAATATGGGCGGCTGGTCAGCTCCTTACGGCATCGTGCTTGTTGCCGACATGGTCGCAGCTCTGCTTGTGGTGGCTGCATCCATTATTGCGCTGGCCTGCCTGCTCTATGCGTTTCGAAGCATCAACAAGGAACGGGAGCAGCATCATTTTTATCCATTTTTTCATTTTCTGATTGCAGGTGTGAATGCCTCTTTTCTCACCGGTGACTTGTTCAACTTGTTTGTCAGCTTTGAACTGATGCTGATCTCCTCCTATGCACTTATCGTGCTTGGGGGAACGGAAAGACAGCTGCGCGAGACGATCAAATATGTATTGATTAATATAGTATCCTCCGCTTTATTTGTAGCTTCAATAGGCTTTCTCTATTCGATCACAGGTACGCTGAACATGGCCGACTTGTCGGTTCGAATTGCGGAAGTCGGTCAGAGCGGAGTTGTCACGCTGATTGCCGTCCTTTTCCTCATCGTATTCAGTATTAAAGCCGGTTTATTTCTATTCTTCTGGTTGTCCGGCTCTTATGCAGCACCGCCCGCTGTTGTTACTGCACTGTTCGCAGGTCTGCTCACCAAAGTTGGCCTGTATGCCATTGTGCGGACCTTTACTCTGATTTTCTATCATGATCCGGACTTCTTCCATGCCTTGATTGGCTGGATGGCTGGTGCAACGATGGTTCTGGGGGTGGTTGGTGCGATCTCGTATCGTGATGTGAACAAGATTCTGATCTATAACGTCGTGGCTGGTGTTGGATTCGTTGCATTCGGAATGGCCGCGGCCAGCCGTACTGCGCTGGAAGGGCTGCTGTTCTATATGCTGCATGATATGCTGATCAAAACGCTTCTTTTCCTGCTCGGGGGTGCTCTAATTGCCGTAGCGGGTACATCGAGACTCGACAACATGGGTGGACTGATCCAGCGTTATCCGGTGCTGGGGTGGATGTTTTTCATCAGCGCACTTGCACTTGCGGGCCTGCCTCCATTCAGTGGATTCCCCGGAAAACTGCTGCTTTTTGAAGGCGGCCTGGAGGCTGGATTATATGGTTTAACCGGTATAGCCGTGCTCTCAAGTCTGCTCATGCTGTATTCTGTACTCCGCATCTTCATTCAGGCATTTTGGGGTGAGCCTCCTGCGGGTATGGCCAGACGTCCTTACGCGGTGAACGGCCTGCTGATTCCTGCCGGAATTTTGTTTGCATTCATCATCGTCATGGGCCTGGGCGCTGAGGGCATGTTCCAG harbors:
- a CDS encoding Na+/H+ antiporter subunit A — protein: MSLLHAAVILPFAAGIFLSLLHRLFSKIHLGWLVLLVPASLFVYFANLIPAVSQRQPVSGQIPWIPSLDIGFNLYLDGLSLLLTLLISGIGVLVVFYSIFYMSKTEALNRFYLYLLMFMGAMLGVVLSDNMIVLYAFWELTSITSFLLIAFHYKRKASTSGAQKSFLITVFGGFAMLAGFMLMYLMTGTFSIRATIMEWGQIQDSSLFLPALVLILIGAFTKSAQFPFHIWLPDAMEAPTPVSAYLHSATMVKAGLYVVARFTPIFGGQGLWFWLVTGVGLLTLSYGSFLAVKKNDLKAILAYSTISQLGLIMSLFGVGSAALYFGYGESSALYTAAITAALLHLFNHGTFKAALFMVAGIVDHETGTRDIRKLGGLAAFMPITFSLALIGSLAMAGIPPFNGFISKELFFQAMVQSTDLRIFGLGSWSILLPVIAWLASIFTLIYALIFVFKTFLGRSRNELPAEKLHEAPAGLLIPPIILGTLVITFGLFPDLLSGSLIEPAMAAVLPSLVNGDERFDVHFSLWHGWTPELFMTIGVVVLGVMLYKLLPRWRNIYEHYPQGLTINNMYHVVLDNVQHYARRWTEAYMNGSVRNYLVYIFSFTVALLVYAFFRSGENITWNVQDHAPYSFYEVVLLITLIAAAVSIPFAKNRLSAVIMTGAVGYLVTLLFVLFRAPDLALTQMIVETVSVALFLLCFYHLPELQRGKSSPRYITVNMIVAISVGVVMTMVALAASGTASLDSISAFFLQEAYSSAGGKNVVNVLLVDFRGYDTMLEIMVLGVASLSIYSMINLNLEAKDLGARLKFRKKEEKQDEEAELDDEADNTKKYGNRERSTLSWDTVPLQSNDVLLQTTTKVVVFIILTFAMHLFFAGHHNPGGGFIGGLVTAAALVLIALAFSTDTIRKALPIDFRSLTAIGLGIALLTGAGSFLFGVPFLSQTFGYFELPLLGETELATAMLFDLGVYLAVLGVTMTIILQIGEDR
- a CDS encoding Na(+)/H(+) antiporter subunit C; amino-acid sequence: MEILMCVAVGILFAVAVFLILSRSLLRIVLGMSILTHGVHLLLITMSRLKTGAPPLLGEMAEKYVDPLPQALILTSIVINFGLTAFFFVLSYRSYLKLKTDDMEEVRRRPYE
- a CDS encoding Na+/H+ antiporter subunit D; the encoded protein is MNNLVVLPILLPLITGVLALLFFRRVYIQRFVSVVGLLAAAAASTILIIRVAQSGVLTLNMGGWSAPYGIVLVADMVAALLVVAASIIALACLLYAFRSINKEREQHHFYPFFHFLIAGVNASFLTGDLFNLFVSFELMLISSYALIVLGGTERQLRETIKYVLINIVSSALFVASIGFLYSITGTLNMADLSVRIAEVGQSGVVTLIAVLFLIVFSIKAGLFLFFWLSGSYAAPPAVVTALFAGLLTKVGLYAIVRTFTLIFYHDPDFFHALIGWMAGATMVLGVVGAISYRDVNKILIYNVVAGVGFVAFGMAAASRTALEGLLFYMLHDMLIKTLLFLLGGALIAVAGTSRLDNMGGLIQRYPVLGWMFFISALALAGLPPFSGFPGKLLLFEGGLEAGLYGLTGIAVLSSLLMLYSVLRIFIQAFWGEPPAGMARRPYAVNGLLIPAGILFAFIIVMGLGAEGMFQLTSRAGDILLHPNIYIDAVLKE